From the Candidatus Woesearchaeota archaeon genome, one window contains:
- a CDS encoding aminotransferase class I/II-fold pyridoxal phosphate-dependent enzyme, whose product MQFKPSDKLASIGTYAFVDVKNEAAKLKKEGISVIDFGVGDPKNPAPEIAREACKKAVELRKGAGYPLEEGAIEYREAIAKWTKKRFNVNLDPTKEISANIGAKEAVFHFPFCFINPGDYVLIPNPGYPPYQKGTLFAGGKSYFMHLLKENKFLPDLDAIPSEIVKKSKIIWVNYPNNPTTAMADKKFYKKLIDFGHDNNIIIASDECYSEIYFDQKPMSILELEKEGIVAVQSLSKRSAMTCYRIGWLAGDEAMISQFKKLKPNYDSGAATFIQDAAIAALSDEKHVEEMRKEYKIKRDIMINAFDSIGLENCMPEATLYIWQKAPKGMKSLDFAKSLLRKDVAVVTTPGSWLSENFNNLNPGEGYVRFALVPSIEDCKIAGERIKRLKF is encoded by the coding sequence GGAATTTCTGTTATTGATTTTGGGGTTGGTGATCCTAAAAACCCTGCGCCTGAGATTGCAAGGGAAGCCTGCAAGAAAGCAGTTGAGCTTAGAAAAGGCGCTGGTTATCCTCTTGAGGAAGGCGCCATTGAGTACAGGGAAGCTATTGCAAAGTGGACTAAAAAAAGGTTTAATGTTAACTTGGATCCAACTAAGGAGATTTCTGCAAATATCGGAGCAAAAGAAGCTGTTTTTCATTTCCCGTTCTGCTTTATTAATCCGGGAGATTATGTTCTGATTCCCAATCCAGGCTATCCGCCCTATCAAAAGGGAACATTGTTTGCTGGCGGAAAAAGCTATTTCATGCATTTATTGAAGGAGAATAAGTTTTTGCCTGATCTGGATGCAATTCCTTCTGAAATCGTTAAAAAATCAAAGATAATATGGGTAAATTACCCGAATAACCCGACAACTGCAATGGCGGATAAGAAATTTTATAAAAAGCTGATTGATTTCGGGCATGACAACAATATCATAATTGCGTCAGACGAGTGCTACTCTGAAATTTATTTTGATCAGAAGCCAATGTCAATATTGGAATTGGAAAAAGAAGGCATAGTTGCTGTTCAAAGCCTGTCAAAAAGAAGCGCAATGACATGCTACAGAATAGGATGGCTGGCCGGAGATGAGGCAATGATATCGCAGTTCAAAAAATTAAAGCCGAATTATGATTCCGGAGCAGCTACTTTTATCCAGGATGCTGCAATTGCTGCTTTAAGCGATGAGAAGCATGTTGAAGAAATGAGAAAAGAATATAAAATAAAAAGAGATATTATGATCAATGCATTTGACTCAATTGGATTAGAAAACTGCATGCCTGAAGCAACTTTATATATCTGGCAGAAAGCTCCGAAAGGGATGAAAAGCCTGGATTTTGCAAAATCATTGCTGAGAAAGGATGTTGCTGTTGTTACGACGCCCGGATCATGGTTGAGCGAGAATTTCAATAACTTGAACCCAGGGGAAGGGTATGTGAGGTTTGCTTTGGTGCCGTCTATAGAAGACTGCAAGATTGCTGGTGAGAGGATAAAGAGGCTTAAGTTTTAA